From a region of the Thermodesulfobacteriota bacterium genome:
- a CDS encoding ATP-binding protein: MIPRLAQAHLRQMLATYPAAALLGPRQAGKTTLARAMGGLYFDLEDSQDRLRLDVQWAEILARPSLVALDEAQVMPELFPRLRVAIDAERQRHGRFLLLGSIAPALMTSVAESLAGRLALCELSPLLAAELGWAKADALWHLGGFPDGGVLEPARFPLWQQHYLDLMAQRDLPQWGLPAKPMVTQRLFRMLAAVHGQAWNASLIGKGLGMSYHTVGSYLDFLAGAYLVRRLPPFAANLRKRLVKSPKVYWRDTGLLHALLGWQPDEDLLDRPWVGASWEGWVIEQILSCLQAAGASAQASFLRTSDGQEIDLVLEYRGRLWAFEVKLTSIPEPRDLERLRKSARLIGADTCVLVSRTTTPIHGASEYSLDLAATLDLLLAA, encoded by the coding sequence ATGATCCCGCGCCTTGCCCAGGCCCATCTCCGCCAGATGCTGGCGACCTATCCGGCTGCTGCCCTGCTCGGACCCCGCCAGGCGGGGAAGACCACCCTGGCCAGGGCCATGGGCGGCCTCTACTTCGACCTCGAAGATTCGCAGGACCGACTGCGTCTGGATGTCCAATGGGCGGAAATCCTTGCCAGGCCAAGCCTGGTGGCTCTCGACGAGGCGCAGGTGATGCCGGAGCTGTTTCCCCGGCTGCGGGTGGCCATTGATGCCGAGCGGCAGCGGCACGGGCGCTTTCTGCTCCTGGGCTCCATCGCCCCCGCCCTCATGACCAGCGTCGCTGAGAGCCTGGCCGGCCGGCTGGCGCTCTGCGAGTTGAGTCCGCTTCTGGCTGCGGAGCTGGGCTGGGCCAAGGCCGATGCCCTGTGGCACCTGGGTGGCTTCCCGGATGGCGGGGTGCTGGAGCCGGCCAGATTCCCCTTGTGGCAGCAGCACTATCTCGATCTGATGGCCCAGCGCGATCTGCCGCAGTGGGGCCTGCCTGCCAAGCCCATGGTCACCCAGCGCCTCTTCCGCATGCTGGCGGCCGTCCACGGGCAAGCCTGGAACGCCTCCCTGATCGGCAAGGGCCTGGGGATGAGCTACCACACGGTGGGCTCCTATCTCGATTTCCTCGCCGGCGCCTACCTGGTGCGCCGCTTGCCGCCCTTCGCGGCCAATCTCCGGAAACGGCTGGTCAAAAGCCCCAAGGTGTACTGGCGGGATACGGGCCTGCTCCACGCCTTGCTGGGTTGGCAGCCGGACGAGGATCTCCTGGACCGGCCCTGGGTCGGGGCCAGTTGGGAGGGGTGGGTGATCGAGCAGATCCTCTCCTGCCTCCAGGCCGCCGGCGCCTCTGCTCAGGCCAGCTTCCTGCGCACCAGCGACGGCCAGGAGATCGATCTGGTGCTGGAATACCGGGGCCGGCTGTGGGCCTTCGAGGTGAAGCTCACCAGTATCCCGGAGCCCCGGGATCTGGAGCGGCTGCGCAAGAGCGCTCGGCTCATTGGCGCCGATACCTGCGTCCTGGTCAGCCGGACCACCACCCCGATCCACGGCGCCAGCGAATACTCCCTGGACCTCGCCGCCACCCTCGATCTCCTGCTGGCAGCGTGA
- a CDS encoding ATP-binding protein — protein sequence MPGKALILYGPRQAGKTTLLQRYLASCGLRYRLETGDDIRMRHLLGSDDLRQITAFAEGLDLVAIDEAQQIPGIGRGLKILVDHLPDLRIIATGSSSFDLAGAIGEPLTGRKRTLILWPISQLELRQTASRYDLRQRLEEFLVYGAYPEVIVTQGRKAKIDLLEELAGSYLLKDVLALERIRSSRTLIDLLKLIAFQIGSEVSLNELATQVRLDVKTVGRYLDILEKAFVIVRVGGFSRNLRNEVTSKAKYYFLDNGIRNAVIGQYNLLDARNDLGALWENFVVTERLKKRSYAGIFGTFHFWRTYDGQEIDYVEERDGGLFGFECKWSPSQRRKPPRKWMESYPDASHELITPDTYLDFVG from the coding sequence GTGCCCGGCAAGGCGCTGATCCTCTACGGACCGCGCCAGGCAGGCAAGACCACACTGCTGCAGCGGTATCTTGCCTCGTGTGGCCTGCGGTACCGCCTGGAGACCGGGGACGATATCCGCATGCGCCATCTTCTCGGCTCGGACGACCTCAGGCAGATCACTGCCTTCGCCGAAGGCCTTGATCTGGTCGCCATTGACGAGGCGCAACAGATTCCGGGCATCGGCCGGGGGCTGAAGATCCTGGTGGATCATCTCCCCGATTTGCGCATCATCGCCACTGGTTCATCGTCCTTTGACTTGGCAGGAGCGATCGGAGAGCCGCTGACCGGCCGCAAGCGAACCCTCATCCTGTGGCCGATCAGTCAGCTGGAGCTGCGGCAAACCGCAAGCAGGTACGATCTGCGTCAGCGGCTGGAGGAGTTTCTGGTTTACGGTGCCTACCCGGAGGTTATCGTGACCCAGGGCCGGAAGGCGAAGATTGATCTTCTGGAGGAACTGGCCGGCTCCTATCTGCTGAAGGACGTCCTGGCCCTGGAACGAATCCGCTCCTCAAGGACCCTCATCGACCTTCTGAAGCTGATCGCGTTCCAGATCGGAAGCGAGGTGTCGCTCAATGAGCTGGCCACCCAAGTCCGGTTGGATGTGAAGACGGTCGGTCGCTATCTGGACATTTTGGAAAAGGCGTTTGTGATCGTCCGGGTGGGAGGATTCAGCCGCAACTTGCGCAACGAGGTGACCAGCAAGGCAAAATACTATTTTCTGGACAACGGCATCAGGAACGCCGTCATCGGCCAGTACAATCTGCTGGACGCCCGCAATGATCTCGGAGCGCTCTGGGAGAACTTCGTCGTCACCGAGCGCCTGAAAAAACGATCCTACGCCGGCATCTTCGGCACCTTCCACTTCTGGCGTACTTACGATGGGCAGGAGATCGATTACGTGGAGGAGCGCGATGGTGGGCTGTTCGGCTTCGAGTGCAAATGGTCACCGAGCCAGCGACGAAAGCCGCCCCGGAAGTGGATGGAGTCGTATCCGGATGCGAGCCACGAGCTGATTACGCCGGACACCTATCTCGATTTCGTGGGATAG